The following proteins are encoded in a genomic region of Enoplosus armatus isolate fEnoArm2 chromosome 11, fEnoArm2.hap1, whole genome shotgun sequence:
- the naxd gene encoding ATP-dependent (S)-NAD(P)H-hydrate dehydratase isoform X2, with protein MEKLMEQFLEQSAQAEDNFYRLEEQRLQAEDRRREAEHGRELHMLQMLGQMFSSISSARPGSAVTPSKTAPPARGPVHSSASPPCTRGQSSHLRRPSPQTDCFTQQSQLLNPDPKALVFERYYNLGSTSHRGMDDDILSLVKSIVPPLTSKKHKGQDGRIGIIGGCQEYTGAPYFAAISALKVGADLSHVFCTKDAATVIKSYSPELIVHPVLDSPNAVEEIEKWLPRLHGLVVGPGLGREDLLLKTTKEVIEKSKARDIPIVIDADGLWLVTQQPSVIQGYQKAILTPNFMEFTRLYEALHHEPMDSSDHQRSAMQLSVAMGNLTLVLKGEQDLITDGSKVISCSVEGSGRRCGGQGDLLSGSMGVLAHWAYAASAAGVVRSVNPSVVAAYGACSLTRQCNSQAFQRHGRSTTTSDMIQEIGSAFKKMFES; from the exons ATGGAGAAACTAATGGAGCAGTTCCTGGAGCAGAGCGCCCAGGCCGAAGACAACTTCTACCGGTTGGAGGAGCAGCGCTTGCAGGCGGAAGACCGCCGCAGAGAAGCCGAACACGGCAGGGAGCTGCACATGCTGCAGATGCTCGGCCAGATGTTCTCCAGCATCTCCTCCGCCAGACCCGGCTCTGCAGTCACTCCCTCCAAAACGGCTCCTCCCGCCCGTGGTCCTGTGCACTCCAGTGCCTCCCCGCCATGCACACGTGGCCAGTCCAGTCATCTCAGACGCCCCTCACCCCAAACAGACTGTTTCACCCAACAAAGTCAACTGTTGAACCCAGATCCAAAGGCTTTAG TGTTTGAACGCTACTACAATTTGGGGTCTACATCACACAGAGGCATGGACGATGACATCCTCTCACTGGTAAAGAGCATAGTCCCTCCACTGACGTCCAAAAAGCACAAGGGGCAAGATGGACGTATTGGGATCATTGGAGGATGCCAAGA GTATACTGGAGCTCCATACTTTGCCGCCATCTCAGCATTGAAAGTG GGGGCTGACTTGTCTCATGTGTTCTGCACCAAAGACGCTGCAACTGTAATCAAATCATACAGCCCTGAGCTCATAGTTCATCCTGTCCT GGACAGTCCTAATGCAGTGGAAGAGATAGAAAAATGGCTCCCAAGACTGCACGGCCTTGTGGTGGGACCAGGTCTAGGGAGAGAAGACTTGTTACTGAAAACAACCAAG gAGGTGATAGAGAAGTCTAAAGCAAGAGATATCCCTATAGTCATTGATGCA GACGGATTATGGCTAGTTACACAGCAGCCATCTGTTATTCAAGGGTACCAGAAGGCCATCCTCACACCTAACTTCATGGAGTTCACCCGGCTGTATGAGGCACTG caccATGAGCCCATGGACAGCAGTGATCATCAACGCAGTGCCATGCAGCTCAGTGTAGCCATGGGCAACCTCACCCTGGTGCTAAAAGGAGAACAGGATCTCATTACAGACGGCAGTAAGG TGATCTCTTGCAGTGTTGAGGGCAGTGGGAGAAGATGTGGTGGACAGGGTGACCTTCTGTCTGGATCTATGGGTGTTTTGGCACACTGGGCCTATGCTGCCTCTGCCGCTGGAGTGGTTAGAAG TGTGAATCCATCGGTGGTTGCAGCATATGGGGCTTGTTCTCTTACAAGACAGTGCAACAGTCAAGCATTCCAGCGACATGGCAGGTCCACTACCACATCGGACATGATCCAGGAGATTGGCTCAGCCTTCAAAAAGATGTTTGAAAGCTGA
- the naxd gene encoding ATP-dependent (S)-NAD(P)H-hydrate dehydratase isoform X3 yields MIRIICVQLSAVKRSSSLVFERYYNLGSTSHRGMDDDILSLVKSIVPPLTSKKHKGQDGRIGIIGGCQEYTGAPYFAAISALKVGADLSHVFCTKDAATVIKSYSPELIVHPVLDSPNAVEEIEKWLPRLHGLVVGPGLGREDLLLKTTKEVIEKSKARDIPIVIDADGLWLVTQQPSVIQGYQKAILTPNFMEFTRLYEALHHEPMDSSDHQRSAMQLSVAMGNLTLVLKGEQDLITDGSKVISCSVEGSGRRCGGQGDLLSGSMGVLAHWAYAASAAGVVRSVNPSVVAAYGACSLTRQCNSQAFQRHGRSTTTSDMIQEIGSAFKKMFES; encoded by the exons ATGATCAGGATCATTTGTGTACAGTTGTCAGCGGTGAAACGCAGTTCCAGTTTAG TGTTTGAACGCTACTACAATTTGGGGTCTACATCACACAGAGGCATGGACGATGACATCCTCTCACTGGTAAAGAGCATAGTCCCTCCACTGACGTCCAAAAAGCACAAGGGGCAAGATGGACGTATTGGGATCATTGGAGGATGCCAAGA GTATACTGGAGCTCCATACTTTGCCGCCATCTCAGCATTGAAAGTG GGGGCTGACTTGTCTCATGTGTTCTGCACCAAAGACGCTGCAACTGTAATCAAATCATACAGCCCTGAGCTCATAGTTCATCCTGTCCT GGACAGTCCTAATGCAGTGGAAGAGATAGAAAAATGGCTCCCAAGACTGCACGGCCTTGTGGTGGGACCAGGTCTAGGGAGAGAAGACTTGTTACTGAAAACAACCAAG gAGGTGATAGAGAAGTCTAAAGCAAGAGATATCCCTATAGTCATTGATGCA GACGGATTATGGCTAGTTACACAGCAGCCATCTGTTATTCAAGGGTACCAGAAGGCCATCCTCACACCTAACTTCATGGAGTTCACCCGGCTGTATGAGGCACTG caccATGAGCCCATGGACAGCAGTGATCATCAACGCAGTGCCATGCAGCTCAGTGTAGCCATGGGCAACCTCACCCTGGTGCTAAAAGGAGAACAGGATCTCATTACAGACGGCAGTAAGG TGATCTCTTGCAGTGTTGAGGGCAGTGGGAGAAGATGTGGTGGACAGGGTGACCTTCTGTCTGGATCTATGGGTGTTTTGGCACACTGGGCCTATGCTGCCTCTGCCGCTGGAGTGGTTAGAAG TGTGAATCCATCGGTGGTTGCAGCATATGGGGCTTGTTCTCTTACAAGACAGTGCAACAGTCAAGCATTCCAGCGACATGGCAGGTCCACTACCACATCGGACATGATCCAGGAGATTGGCTCAGCCTTCAAAAAGATGTTTGAAAGCTGA
- the ube2al gene encoding ubiquitin conjugating enzyme E2 A, like isoform X1, which translates to MSTPARRRLMRDFKRLQEDPPAGVSGAPSENNIMVWNAVIFGPEGTPFEDGTFKLIVEFTEEYPNKPPTVRFVSKMFHPNVYADGSICLDILQNRWSPTYDVSSILTSIQSLLDEPNPNSPANSQAAQLYQENKREYEKRVSAIVEQSWRDS; encoded by the exons GCTACAAGAGGACCCTCCAGCTGGTGTCAGCGGTGCCCCATCTGAAAACAACATTATGGTGTGGAATGCAGTCATATTTGG CCCTGAAGGAACTCCCTTTGAGGACG GTACATTTAAACTCATTGTAGAGTTCACAGAAGAATACCCCAACAAACCCCCAACAGTACGATTTGTGTCAAAGATGTTTCATCCAAATG TCTATGCAGATGGCAGTATATGTTTGGACATCCTACAGAATCGTTGGAGTCCCACTTATGATGTATCCTCTATTCTTACATCTATCCAG TCCCTGCTTGATGAACCAAACCCCAACAGCCCAGCCAACAGCCAGGCGGCTCAGCTGTACCAGGAGAACAAGCGGGAGTACGAGAAGCGTGTGTCTGCCATCGTAGAACAAAGCTGGAGAGACAGTTGA
- the rab20 gene encoding ras-related protein Rab-20 produces the protein MPEVSKMKKPDVKVVLLGDMNVGKTSLLHRYTERKFKDTISTVGGAFFLKQWGPYNISIWDTAGREQFHGLGSMYCRGAAAVILTYDVTNWQSLAELEERFLSLTDTANHDCIYALVGNKADLTDPKAQLSPDSDAASEDQAVEGSTEPQVLSACPTPPASPASLSGMMLHKQVAPEDAAALYGRILRYKGLEEMSSLPAEKMCFETSAKTGYNVDTLFETLFDLVLPTILRKRNENQESPTVDLEECRGASNKRARSSCC, from the exons ATGCCCGAGGTGTCGAAGATGAAGAAGCCCGACGTCAAGGTTGTTCTCCTGGGAGACATGAACGTGGGGAAGACGTCGCTGCTCCACAGGTACACGGAGAGGAAGTTCAAAGACACCATCAGCACCGTTGGAGGGGCGTTTTTCCTCAAACAGTGGGGACCTTACAATATCTCCATATGGGACACTGCTG GTCGTGAACAGTTCCACGGGTTGGGCTCAATGTACTGTCGAGGTGCAGCCGCTGTCATCCTCACTTATGACGTCACCAACTGGCAGAGCCTCGCTGAGCTGGAGGAGCGATTCCTTTCCCTGACCGATACCGCTAACCATGACTGCATTTACGCTTTAGTGGGCAACAAGGCTGACCTCACAGACCCTAAAGCCCAGCTGTCCCCGGACTCAGATGCGGCGTCCGAGGACCAAGCTGTGGAGGGGAGTACAGAACCTCAGGTGCTGTCTGCTTGCCCCACACCCCCGGCCTCCCCTGCATCGCTCTCAGGGATGATGCTACACAAACAGGTTGCCCCTGAGGATGCAGCGGCTCTTTATGGGAGAATACTGCGCTACAAGGGCCTGGAGGAAATGAGCAGCCTGCCTGCAGAGAAGATGTGCTTCGAGACGAGCGCCAAGACGGGGTACAATGTGGACACTCTGTTCGAGACATTGTTTGATCTGGTGCTGCCTACCATCCTGAGGAAGAGAAACGAGAATCAGGAGTCC
- the ing1 gene encoding inhibitor of growth protein 1: MLNPTNGDPSHVVVNYVEEYLDLVESLPFDLQRSVSLMKEIDARYQDVLKELDDAYERYRRESDSLQRRKLQLSIQRALIRSQELGDEKIQIAGQMVELVENRTRQIDWHSELLLSSQEVPESHVPTATSMQTTAASMMSSSSATITPGKTSHHDKKRDEVTPGSGSGDKAGGKRSRRQKNGETRESFGGLDHAEEVGVGASREKRAKTSSKKKKRSKGKSEREVSPPDLPIDPDEPTYCLCEQVSYGEMIGCDNDECPIEWFHFSCVGLHHKPKGKWYCPKCRGENEKTMDKALERAKKERAYNR, translated from the exons ATGTTGAACCCGACCAACGGCGACCCAAGCCACGTTGTTGTGAATTATGTTGAGGAGTATTTGGACCTGGTGGAATCACTGCCTTTTGATTTACAGAGGAGTGTGTCCCTCATGAAGGAAATTGATGCCAGGTATCAAG ATGTTCTGAAGGAGCTTGATGATGCTTATGAACGGTATCGCCGGGAATCTGACTCACTTCAGAGGCGAAAGCTTCAGTTATCCATTCAGAGGGCGCTGATCCGCAGTCAAGAGCTCGGAGATGAGAAGATCCAGATTGCCGGACAAATG GTGGAGTTGGTTGAGAACCGAACACGACAAATAGACTGGCATTCTGaacttctcctttcctctcaaGAAGTCCCAGAGAGCCACGTTCCCACGGCAACATCCATGCAAACCACTGCAGCATCCATGATGTCATCATCCTCAGCCACCATCACTCCGGGCAAAACTAGCCACCATGACAAGAAGCGCGATGAGGTCACCCCAGGCTCTGGCAGTGGAGACAAGGCTGGAGGGAAACGCTCAAGACGTCAGAAAAACGGAGAAACGCGCGAAAGTTTCGGGGGTTTGGATCACGCTGAGGAAGTGGGAGTGGGGGCATCCCGGGAAAAGAGGGCCAAAACAtcctcaaagaagaagaaaaggtcaAAAGGAAAGTCTGAGAGAGAAGTGTCACCCCCAGACCTGCCCATCGATCCAGATGAGCCAACGTACTGCCTGTGTGAGCAGGTGTCCTACGGCGAGATGATTGGCTGTGATAACGACGAATGTCCCATCGAGTGGTTTCACTTCTCCTGTGTTGGGCTCCATCATAAGCCCAAGGGCAAGTGGTACTGCCCCAAGTGTAGGGGTGAGAATGAGAAGACCATGGACAAGGCCTTGGAGAGGGCCAAGAAGGAGAGGGCGTACAACAGGTAG
- the naxd gene encoding ATP-dependent (S)-NAD(P)H-hydrate dehydratase isoform X1, with protein sequence MQANTTRGFLWSDVETRTLLNIWGEQDIQVALDGNFRNSFVYRDVSRRLGVMGFERTPEQCRVRIKSLKRQYLLAKEGNLRNNGQYHKICKFYDTMEGILSNRPALDPQEFIESGVGGEEAVDGLEEDGEDAQDAYSESTGECPYPAETEVKLEYPTIPIPIPVKVTVGNNSTSVRPHNSSQSTSKLSARTPKRPRKRRANFPMEKLMEQFLEQSAQAEDNFYRLEEQRLQAEDRRREAEHGRELHMLQMLGQMFSSISSARPGSAVTPSKTAPPARGPVHSSASPPCTRGQSSHLRRPSPQTDCFTQQMFERYYNLGSTSHRGMDDDILSLVKSIVPPLTSKKHKGQDGRIGIIGGCQEYTGAPYFAAISALKVGADLSHVFCTKDAATVIKSYSPELIVHPVLDSPNAVEEIEKWLPRLHGLVVGPGLGREDLLLKTTKEVIEKSKARDIPIVIDADGLWLVTQQPSVIQGYQKAILTPNFMEFTRLYEALHHEPMDSSDHQRSAMQLSVAMGNLTLVLKGEQDLITDGSKVISCSVEGSGRRCGGQGDLLSGSMGVLAHWAYAASAAGVVRSVNPSVVAAYGACSLTRQCNSQAFQRHGRSTTTSDMIQEIGSAFKKMFES encoded by the exons ATGCAGGCAAACACAACGCGGGGCTTCTTGTGGTCGGACGTGGAGACGAGGACCTTGTTGAACATCTGGGGGGAGCAGGACATCCAGGTAGCGCTGGATGGAAACTTCCGAAACAGCTTCGTGTACCGCGACGTCTCCCGGAGGCTGGGTGTGATGGGGTTTGAAAGGACGCCGGAACAATGCAGGGTGCGGATCAAAAGCCTCAAGAGACAGTACTTGTTAGCAAAAGAAGGTAACCTAAGGAACAACGGGCAGTATCACAAGATTTGTAAGTTTTATGACACCATGGAGGGGATTTTGAGCAACCGGCCCGCGCTTGACCCTCAGGAGTTCATAGAAAGcggggtgggaggagaggaggccgTGGATGGcctggaggaggatggagaggatgCTCAGGATGCATACTCGGAGAGCACAGGGGAGTGTCCTTATCCTGCAGAGACTGAAGTGAAGTTGGAATACCCAACTATTCCCATCCCTATTCCAGTTAAAGTGACAGTGGGCAATAACA GCACATCAGTAAGACCACATAACAGCAGCCAATCGACCAGTAAGTTGTCAGCCAGAACACCTAAACGGCCAAGGAAGCGGCGTGCTAACTTCCCCATGGAGAAACTAATGGAGCAGTTCCTGGAGCAGAGCGCCCAGGCCGAAGACAACTTCTACCGGTTGGAGGAGCAGCGCTTGCAGGCGGAAGACCGCCGCAGAGAAGCCGAACACGGCAGGGAGCTGCACATGCTGCAGATGCTCGGCCAGATGTTCTCCAGCATCTCCTCCGCCAGACCCGGCTCTGCAGTCACTCCCTCCAAAACGGCTCCTCCCGCCCGTGGTCCTGTGCACTCCAGTGCCTCCCCGCCATGCACACGTGGCCAGTCCAGTCATCTCAGACGCCCCTCACCCCAAACAGACTGTTTCACCCAACAAA TGTTTGAACGCTACTACAATTTGGGGTCTACATCACACAGAGGCATGGACGATGACATCCTCTCACTGGTAAAGAGCATAGTCCCTCCACTGACGTCCAAAAAGCACAAGGGGCAAGATGGACGTATTGGGATCATTGGAGGATGCCAAGA GTATACTGGAGCTCCATACTTTGCCGCCATCTCAGCATTGAAAGTG GGGGCTGACTTGTCTCATGTGTTCTGCACCAAAGACGCTGCAACTGTAATCAAATCATACAGCCCTGAGCTCATAGTTCATCCTGTCCT GGACAGTCCTAATGCAGTGGAAGAGATAGAAAAATGGCTCCCAAGACTGCACGGCCTTGTGGTGGGACCAGGTCTAGGGAGAGAAGACTTGTTACTGAAAACAACCAAG gAGGTGATAGAGAAGTCTAAAGCAAGAGATATCCCTATAGTCATTGATGCA GACGGATTATGGCTAGTTACACAGCAGCCATCTGTTATTCAAGGGTACCAGAAGGCCATCCTCACACCTAACTTCATGGAGTTCACCCGGCTGTATGAGGCACTG caccATGAGCCCATGGACAGCAGTGATCATCAACGCAGTGCCATGCAGCTCAGTGTAGCCATGGGCAACCTCACCCTGGTGCTAAAAGGAGAACAGGATCTCATTACAGACGGCAGTAAGG TGATCTCTTGCAGTGTTGAGGGCAGTGGGAGAAGATGTGGTGGACAGGGTGACCTTCTGTCTGGATCTATGGGTGTTTTGGCACACTGGGCCTATGCTGCCTCTGCCGCTGGAGTGGTTAGAAG TGTGAATCCATCGGTGGTTGCAGCATATGGGGCTTGTTCTCTTACAAGACAGTGCAACAGTCAAGCATTCCAGCGACATGGCAGGTCCACTACCACATCGGACATGATCCAGGAGATTGGCTCAGCCTTCAAAAAGATGTTTGAAAGCTGA